One segment of Solanum lycopersicum chromosome 1, SLM_r2.1 DNA contains the following:
- the LOC101256714 gene encoding mitotic spindle checkpoint protein MAD1, giving the protein MILRTPPFKRKAQSNQPEDGSPSSGNQQLVIFEDTPLPESSHHHPESSEQMLCTYQCRQMVKSEFFDALSSAEKQARDNQSKLEALNNDYLKADAERKKFRDQFLNAEQELAAAKGREEALQDQLMKEVNVSHERLRKQLQLYNELEVKFQNEMNLRKKVETSAAAAEEKASLLERKLSSVSESIEREKSRLQNDLELLKSESKFSITKISNNLERMEFRATNAEEESVLLKEQLEELRKRLDECMQQKTEAEKKLSSFTFQEGCSSDSNILVKHLQEELRSYEAEVREARKLKSSHENIELLKITILEEKGRRERAESELLKLAVLQGDMEKLEDELNAWKSIVKDIPGASCAADVPPKFAALQREVLDSMTKVGEIQARLKQMEVALDAADLEKKEAENEAVLAKEKAESSKSEIKRIELKLASVMEETDRLKNVIEDLRKQKSVESGHEVVSGAILQELEASLAKKENCIKELESYLSEQKEVNIRQLNEIKFLNEKLNSEARRIKSLEREGDGLRSQIALLESKLGHGDYSSANTKVLRMVNTLGVENEAKQTIEALQNELQKTKEQLLAVQELKGQSADAGTLVDSYISGKIMQLKEQIATLEKREERYKTVFADRISVFRRACCELFGYKIVMDDHQRPDGIAVTRFILQSIYAQSDEEKLEFEYESGNTNILTNKYTSQPEISQQVEIFIRRMNSIPAFTANLTVESFNKRTLS; this is encoded by the exons GTGAAGTCAGAGTTTTTTGATGCCTTAAGCAGTGCAGAAAAGCAAGCTCGTGATAACCAATCGAAACTTGAAGCACTAAACAATGATTATCTTAAAGCTG ATGCTGAAAGGAAGAAATTTCGTGATCAATTTCTCAATGCAGAGCAAGAACTAGCTGCTGCTAAAGGGCGTGAAGAGGCTCTGCAGGACCAGCTAATGAAGGAGGTCAACGTTTCTCATGAACGGCTCAGAAAACAGTTGCAGTTGTACAATGAACTTGAG GTGAAGTTCCAAAACGAGATGAATCTTCGTAAAAAAGTTGAGACGTCAGCTGCTGCAGCAGAAGAAAAAGCAAGTCTTTTAGAGAGAAAGCTTAGTAGTGTGTCGGAAAGTATAGAAAGAGAGAAAAGTCGTTTGCAGAATGATCTTGAGCTGCTCAAAAGTGAATCCAAGTTTTCTATCACAAAAATAAGTAACAAT CTTGAAAGAATGGAATTCAGAGCTACCAATGCCGAGGAAGAGTCAGTGCTGCTGAAGGAGCAGCTGGAAGAACTAAGGAAGAGACTTGATGAG TGCATGCAGCAGAAAACTGAAGCAGAGAAGAAACTGTCAAGTTTCACATTTCAAGAAGGTTGTTCTAGTGACAGCAACATTTTGGTGAAGCATTTGCAGGAGGAACTTAGAAGCTAT GAGGCTGAAGTGCGTGAAGCAAGAAAGCTGAAATCGTCTCATGAAAACATTGAGTTATTGAAGATAACGATACTTGAGGAAAAAGGCCGGAGAGAGAGGGCAGAGTCGGAGCTACTAAAACTAGCAGTGCTTCAAGGAGATATGGAGAAGTTAGAGGATGAACTAAATGCTTGGAAATCAATAGTTAAGGACATTCCTGGTGCATCATGTGCTGCTGATGTGCCTCCCAAATTTGCAGCTCTGCAGAG AGAAGTGCTTGATAGCATGACGAAGGTGGGTGAGATCCAGGCTCGACTTAAACAAATGGAGGTGGCTCTCGACGCTGCTGATCTTGAGAAAAAGGAAGCAGAGAATGAGGCTGTACTTGCAAAGGAGAAAGCGGAATCTTCAAAATCAGAAATCAAGAGGATTGAGTTGAAG CTTGCTTCTGTTATGGAGGAAACGGATCGTTTAAAAAATGTCATTGAGGACTTAAGGAAGCAGAAGAGTGTCGAAAGTGGACATGAAGTGGTCAGTGGAGCTATTCTTCAG GAGCTTGAAGCATCTCTTGCCAAGAAAGAGAACTGTATAAAGGAACTGGAGAGCTATTTATCTGAACAAAAAGAAGTTAATATTCGCCAGCTCAATGAAATAAAGTTTCTCAATGAGAAACTAAATAGTGAAGCTAGAAGAATAAAATCATTGGAGAGGGAGGGTGATGGCTTACGTTCTCAGATAGCTCTCTTGGAGTCCAAG TTAGGTCATGGGGACTATTCATCTGCTAATACTAAAGTCTTGCGAATGGTCAACACCCTGGGAGTTGAAAATGAGGCAAAACAAACAATAGAGGCTCTTCAGAATGAGTTGCAGAAGACAAAAGAACAGTTACTGGCTGTTCAAGAGTTAAAAGGGCAGTCAG CTGATGCGGGTACACTGGTTGATTCTTATATATCTGGAAAGATTATGCAGTTGAAAGAGCAAATAGCAACATTAGAAAAGCGTGAGGAGAG GTACAAGACAGTTTTTGCTGATAGGATCTCTGTTTTCAGAAGGGCATGCTGTGAACTTTTTGGGTATAAG ATTGTGATGGATGATCACCAGCGTCCCGATGGAATAGCAGTTACACGGTTTATACTTCAATCAATTTATGCTCAAAGTGATGAAGAAAAGCttgaatttgaatatgaatCAGGGAACACAAACATTTTG ACGAACAAGTACACCTCTCAACCTGAGATATCCCAACAG GTTGAAATATTCATTCGAAGGATGAACTCAATACCTGCTTTTACAGCCAATTTAACTGTAGAATCTTTCAACAAGAGAACATTGTCTTGA